A window from Oncorhynchus mykiss isolate Arlee chromosome 9, USDA_OmykA_1.1, whole genome shotgun sequence encodes these proteins:
- the adnpb gene encoding activity-dependent neuroprotector homeobox b yields MFQLPVNNLGSLRKARRNVKRVLGDIGLEFCKDHIEDYKDYVPNEFYIKHTTWDDVCVWDPSLTKAQEYRSKPFCCSGCPFSSKFFSAYKSHFRNVHSEDFESRILLNCPYCTYNGNKKTLETHIKLFHMPNNVVRQGPGGMQGLKDGMQLGKRPGESIEQAVYYCKKCTYRDPLYNVVRKHIYREHFQHVAAPYLIKPGEKTTPNGAGAGTGNTDSSSNTNVNANSNTIHCKRCLFVLRTYEALVQHVIEDHERIGYQVTAMIGHTNVVVPRVKPVIMVSPKPGEKTVIGVGPKGQLVTTTVGGVRSLPTQQLSRIVIPKSGLSSTGLLSGSHLKQGPFGLKSGTTQSFSIGGQQVRITLPGNAQVSVPQHSQAAKQNLPGGLRSPIVVSSSSSTLKPTQLNSRVQAAATTVASVTAKGKGGTSVLGTSYTQKWKICTICNELFPENVYSSHFEKEHKAEKVPAVANYIMKIHNFTSKCLYCNRYLPSDTLLNHMLIHGLSCPHCRATFNDVEKIVAHMRQSHPDETVGPRTDSPLTFDLTLQQGNPKNVQLIVTTYNMRDAPEESVAFHAQSASSSTQTGKRTVPSQPPKMPSESEDGSPPKSAPQAAVPYKKDVGKTLCPLCFSILKGPISDALAHHLRERHQVIQTVHPVEKKLTYKCIHCLGVYTSNMTASTITLHLVHCRGVGKTQNGQDSRPAPSPRVSQAQGTALKRAGFENCDPNDPKRRKLPPGEHEGSAAFVENPDDPVNLVLDPKGHEDESYEARKAFLTQYFNREPYPMRREVEKLAASLWLWKSDISSHFTNRRRICTRDCETQKAKVLLGFNMREVSRLSHELTFDPECLSEGKESGEALERRTSRTCIGRSEQAILRIEERAAANHGTTLQDGTPAGSDSGASATTQPNGGAKSDQNKIIESTLKQRGPQYLSEPIAIDSDSNEDETDDGDEEDDETGVVELNSTGNDRMAAEGEVLGTGAHSSSDLEDMEDGSEEEEEGHVENGYGSSALPERQVKGKEAIAKLGHSESGKTSVQLGKQQV; encoded by the exons ATGTTCCAGCTCCCGGTCAACAACCTGGGCAGCTTACGGAAAGCCAGAAGAAATGTCAAGCGGGTTCTGGGAGACATCGGGCTGGAGTTTTGTAAAGACCATATTGAG GACTACAAAGACTATGTCCCTAATGAGTTCTACATCAAGCACACCACctgggatgatgtgtgtgtgtgggatcctTCATTGACCAAAGCCCAG GAGTACAGATCAAAGCCTTTCTGTTGTTCTGGCTGCCCCTTCTCCTCCAAGTTCTTCTCAGCGTACAAGAGCCACTTCCGCAATGTCCACAGTGAGGACTTCGAGAGCCGTATCCTGCTTAACTGCCCCTACTGCACCTACAATGGGAACAAGAAGACCCTGGAGACGCACATCAAGCTGTTCCACATGCCCAACAACGTGGTGCGACAGGGTCCTGGGGGCATGCAGGGACTGAAGGATGGCATGCAGCTGGGCAAGAGGCCTGGAGAGAGCATCGAGCAGGCGGTGTACTACTGCAAGAAGTGCACCTACAGGGACCCGCTTTACAACGTGGTGCGCAAGCACATCTACAGAGAACACTTTCAGCATGTGGCCGCACCCTACCTGATTAAGCCTGGGGAAAAGACCACACCTAACGGTGCTGGTGCGGGCACAGGGAACACAGACAGCAGCAGCAACACCAATGTCAATGCTAACAGCAACACCATCCACTGCAAGCGCTGCCTCTTTGTGCTACGCACCTATGAGGCACTCGTGCAGCATGTTATTGAGGACCACGAGCGCATTGGTTACCAGGTGACTGCCATGATTGGTCACACAAACGTGGTGGTGCCACGGGTCAAGCCTGTCATCATGGTATCCCCCAAGCCGGGGGAAAAGACTGTCATTGGTGTAGGACCCAAAGGTCAGCTGGTGACCACCACAGTGGGTGGAGTCCGCTCCCTTCCCACCCAGCAGCTCAGCAGGATCGTCATCCCAAAGTCAGGCCTAAGCTCAACGGGACTCCTGTCTGGGTCTCACCTGAAACAGGGGCCTTTTGGGTTAAAGAGCGGGACCACTCAGTCCTTCTCTATAGGCGGGCAGCAGGTGAGAATCACTCTACCCGGCAACGCACAGGTCTCTGTGCCCCAGCATTCGCAGGCTGCCAAACAGAACCTCCCTGGTGGCTTGCGGAGCCCCATAGTGGTGAGTTCCTCCTCGTCTACACTCAAGCCCACCCAGCTGAACTCCCGGGTCCAGGCAGCTGCCACCACAGTGGCCTCAGTCACGGCCAAGGGGAAGGGGGGCACTTCAGTCCTGGGCACGTCTTACACCCAGAAGTGGAAGATCTGCACTATCTGCAACGAGCTGTTCCCTGAGAATGTGTACAGCTCACACTTTGAGAAGGAGCACAAGGCAGAGAAGGTCCCTGCAGTAGCCAACTACATCATGAAGATCCACAACTTCACCAGCAAGTGTCTGTACTGCAACCGCTACCTGCCCAGCGACACACTCCTCAACCACATGCTGATCCACGGCCTGTCCTGCCCGCACTGCCGCGCCACCTTCAACGACGTGGAGAAAATTGTGGCACACATGCGACAGTCCCACCCGGACGAGACGGTGGGGCCACGCACTGACTCTCCTCTGACTTTTGACCTCACTCTGCAGCAGGGCAACCCCAAGAACGTCCAGCTGATTGTCACCACCTACAACATGAGAGACGCACCAGAGGAGTCAGTAGCCTTCCATGCCCAGAGTGCCTCCTCTTCCACACAAACTGGCAAGAGGACAGTGCCCAGCCAACCCCCAAAGATGCCCTCCGAATCCGAAGATGGTTCGCCTCCCAAGAGTGCACCTCAGGCGGCCGTGCCATACAAGAAAGACGTGGGCAAGACTCTGTGCCCGCTGTGCTTCTCCATCCTCAAGGGCCCCATCTCTGATGCACTGGCACACCACTTGAGAGAGAGGCACCAGGTCATCCAAACAGTGCACCCAGTGGAGAAAAAACTCACCTACAAATGTATCCACTGCTTGGGTGTGTACACAAGCAACATGACTGCCTCCACCATCACACTGCACCTGGTGCACTGCCGTGGTGTGGGAAAGACCCAGAACGGGCAAGACAGCAGGCCTGCGCCCTCCCCCAGGGTCTCCCAGGCTCAGGGCACTGCCCTCAAACGGGCTGGCTTTGAGAACTGTGACCCTAACGACCCAAAGCGCCGTAAGCTGCCGCCTGGAGAGCATGAGGGCTCTGCGGCTTTTGTAGAGAATCCAGACGATCCCGTCAACCTGGTCCTTGACCCCAAAGGCCACGAGGATGAGTCGTACGAGGCGCGGAAAGCCTTCCTGACGCAGTACTTCAACCGTGAACCCTACCCAATGCGTAGGGAGGTGGAGAAGCTAGCCGCCAGTCTGTGGTTGTGGAAGTCTGACATCTCCAGCCACTTCACCAACCGCAGGAGGATATGCACGCGCGACTGTGAGACCCAGAAGGCCAAGGTGTTGCTGGGCTTCAACATGCGGGAGGTCAGTCGGCTCAGCCATGAACTGACCTTTGACCCTGAGTGCTTGTCTGAGGGCAAAGAAAGTGGAGAGGCATTAGAGAGGCGGACGTCTAGGACGTGTATCGGGCGGTCTGAGCAGGCCATCCTGCGCATAGAGGAGAGAGCTGCGGCTAACCATGGTACTACACTCCAGGACGGTACGCCAGCAGGGTCTGACAGTGGGGCCAGTGCCACCACCCAGCCCAACGGTGGTGCCAAGAGTGACCAAAACAAGATAATCGAAAGCACCTTAAAACAGAGAGGGCCTCAGTATCTCTCAGAACCCATCGCTATTGACTCCGACAGCAATGAGGATGAAACGGATGATGGTGACGAAGAGGATGATGAAACTGGAGTAGTAGAACTGAATTCCACAGGTAATGACAGGATGGCTGCAGAGGGAGAGGTGTTGGGGACAGGAGCCCACTCCAGCTCAGACCTAGAGGATATGGAGGATGggtcagaggaggaagaagagggtcATGTTGAGAATGGATATGGCTCCTCGGCGTTGccggagagacaggttaaagggaAGGAAGCTATTGCCAAACTGGGACACTCGGAAAGTGGAAAAACAAGTGTCCAACTTGGCAAGCAGCAGGTCTGA
- the dpm1 gene encoding dolichol-phosphate mannosyltransferase subunit 1 isoform X1: MASRKGSQQSRGDGDKYSVLLPTYNERENLPLIVWLLVKYFGESGYEYEIIVIDDGSPDGTLEVAEQLQKIYGEDKILLRPRAKKLGLGTAYIHGIKHARGNYVFIMDADLSHHVSGSPVSLDNTVSEKQPKFIPEFIKKQREGGYDLVSGTRYRGDGGVYGWDLRRKLISRGANYVTQVLLRPGASDLTGSFRLYKKEVLESLVERCVSRGYVFQMEMIVRARQLNYTIGEVPISFVDRVYGESKLGGNEIVSFLKGLLTLFATT; encoded by the exons ATGGCAAGCCGGAAAGGTTCACAGCAAAGCCGGGGAGATGGTGATAAATACTCGGTGTTGTTGCCCACTTACAATGAACGAGAGAATCTACCGCTTATTGTGTGGCTATTGGTAAAATACTTCGGTGAAAG TGGATACGAGTACGAGATTATTGTCATTGATGATGGAAGTCCAGATGGGACACTTGAGGTGGCAGAACAACTGCAGAAGATATACGGAGAGGACAAGATA CTCCTTCGACCAAGAGCAAAGAAACTAGGGTTAG GAACTGCCTACATCCATGGCATTAAACATGCCAGAGGGAACTATGTCTTCATAATGGATGCAGACCTCTCCCATCATGTGAGTGGATCTCCTGTATCTCTGGACAATACAGTATCAGAGAAGCAG CCTAAATTTATTCCAGAATTCATAAA GAAACAGAGAGAAGGCGGGTATGACCTTGTGTCAGGCACCCGATACAGAGGAGATGGGGGCGTGTACGGATGGGACCTGCGCAGGAAACTCATCAG TCGGGGAGCGAACTATGTCACACAGGTGCTGCTGAGACCTGGGGCATCAGACCTGACTGGCAGCTTCAG GCTTTACAAGAAGGAGGTACTGGAGAGTCTGGTGGAGAGGTGTGTGTCCAGAGGCTACGTCTTTCAGATGGAGATGATTGTCCGTGCTAGACAGCTGAACTACACCATTGGAGAG GTTCCAATTTCGTTTGTGGATCGTGTTTATGGGGAGTCTAAACTGGGAGGAAATGAAATAGTGTCGTTCCTGAAAGGACTGCTTACTCTCTTCGCGACAACATGA
- the dpm1 gene encoding dolichol-phosphate mannosyltransferase subunit 1 isoform X2, which yields MASRKGSQQSRGDGDKYSVLLPTYNERENLPLIVWLLVKYFGESGYEYEIIVIDDGSPDGTLEVAEQLQKIYGEDKILLRPRAKKLGLGTAYIHGIKHARGNYVFIMDADLSHHPKFIPEFIKKQREGGYDLVSGTRYRGDGGVYGWDLRRKLISRGANYVTQVLLRPGASDLTGSFRLYKKEVLESLVERCVSRGYVFQMEMIVRARQLNYTIGEVPISFVDRVYGESKLGGNEIVSFLKGLLTLFATT from the exons ATGGCAAGCCGGAAAGGTTCACAGCAAAGCCGGGGAGATGGTGATAAATACTCGGTGTTGTTGCCCACTTACAATGAACGAGAGAATCTACCGCTTATTGTGTGGCTATTGGTAAAATACTTCGGTGAAAG TGGATACGAGTACGAGATTATTGTCATTGATGATGGAAGTCCAGATGGGACACTTGAGGTGGCAGAACAACTGCAGAAGATATACGGAGAGGACAAGATA CTCCTTCGACCAAGAGCAAAGAAACTAGGGTTAG GAACTGCCTACATCCATGGCATTAAACATGCCAGAGGGAACTATGTCTTCATAATGGATGCAGACCTCTCCCATCAT CCTAAATTTATTCCAGAATTCATAAA GAAACAGAGAGAAGGCGGGTATGACCTTGTGTCAGGCACCCGATACAGAGGAGATGGGGGCGTGTACGGATGGGACCTGCGCAGGAAACTCATCAG TCGGGGAGCGAACTATGTCACACAGGTGCTGCTGAGACCTGGGGCATCAGACCTGACTGGCAGCTTCAG GCTTTACAAGAAGGAGGTACTGGAGAGTCTGGTGGAGAGGTGTGTGTCCAGAGGCTACGTCTTTCAGATGGAGATGATTGTCCGTGCTAGACAGCTGAACTACACCATTGGAGAG GTTCCAATTTCGTTTGTGGATCGTGTTTATGGGGAGTCTAAACTGGGAGGAAATGAAATAGTGTCGTTCCTGAAAGGACTGCTTACTCTCTTCGCGACAACATGA